CATCGCCGTGGTCAATGTCTCCTTCGACCGCGAGGTGGTCTTCGAGCCCTACGAGCGGAACCCGGACCTCGGCGCCTGCATCTTCATCGACCGCCTGACCAACGAGACGGTCGGCGCGGGCATGATCGACTTCGCGCTGCGCCGCGCCTCCAACATCCATTGGCAGGCTCTGGCGGTCGACAAGCAGACCCGCGCGAGCCTCAAGCACCAGAAGGCCCGCTGTCTCTGGTTCACCGGCCTTTCCGGTTCGGGCAAGTCGACCATCGCGAACCTGGTGGAGCGCCGGCTGCTCTCCATGGGACGCCACACCTATCTGCTGGACGGCGACAACGTGCGCCACGGCCTGAACCGCGATCTGGGCTTTACCGAGGCCGATCGCGTGGAGAACATCCGCCGCGTGGGCGAGGTCTCCCGCCTGATGGTCGACGCGGGCCTGATCGTTCTGGTCTCCTTTATCTCGCCCTATCGCTCGGAGCGGCAGTTGGCGCGCTCGCTCTTCGGGGAGGACGAGTTCTTCGAGGTCTTCGTGGACACGCCGCTCGCGGTCTGCGAACAGCGCGACCCCAAGGGCCTCTACGCCAAGGCGCGCCGCGGAGAGATCGCCAACTTCACCGGCATCGACTCCGAGTACGAGCGCCCGGAGAACGCCGAAATCATCCTCGACACGGTGGACAAGAGCGCGGAGGCCTGTGCCGAGGCGCTCGTCGATCAACTCCTGAAGTCCTGGTAAACAAAGCCCTGGCAG
The sequence above is drawn from the Limibacillus sp. genome and encodes:
- the cysC gene encoding adenylyl-sulfate kinase, encoding KLLWMHEHAMLPGRSYVVKIGRRSVNGTVTEIKHLVDVNSGAHLAGKQVPLNGIAVVNVSFDREVVFEPYERNPDLGACIFIDRLTNETVGAGMIDFALRRASNIHWQALAVDKQTRASLKHQKARCLWFTGLSGSGKSTIANLVERRLLSMGRHTYLLDGDNVRHGLNRDLGFTEADRVENIRRVGEVSRLMVDAGLIVLVSFISPYRSERQLARSLFGEDEFFEVFVDTPLAVCEQRDPKGLYAKARRGEIANFTGIDSEYERPENAEIILDTVDKSAEACAEALVDQLLKSW